The stretch of DNA AAGTGTCAGTATATCAGGGTCTGAGGGTGGTTCCAGGGAAAGAAGGGAGCAAAAGCTCCATGACGCAGATTATCCTTTGTAGCCAAGACTGCTATTGTTCAGTAGCATTTGACACCCTGAGGACTTACTGTTGGAGGGCAGAAAAAGCAGTAATGCCCCCCGATCCTCTGCTGGGATGAGGTGGGACTGTCCTGACAACCAGGAGTCTGACATGAAGATTCCTAGATAGACCATGGGAAGATGCCCTCTGAGCATTTTGatacagagaagcaaaaataaggagtagatgagattttttttttccctctgtgtgggaaaaaattaatactttttaaatatttggtaCAACTGGCAGTACAAAGAGGGGAgcctgctcctccccagcatCAAAAATTCAATGCACTCTGTCTTGCTTATGGAAGATTTTCCCTTTCACCTTAAGAGCCTGTCTGTAAAAACACTTTCCATGTGAATGGCAGATTTGCCTTCACAGCTACGCTCTACAAGCTTGTTCATGGGACAAAATTCATGTCTCTGCAAATTGGCAGAGCTTCACCTGTTTGACAGAAGTGATAATGGATTATGCTGGCAGAAAATTTTGTCCTGTATTTAATTAATGGCTGCCAAAAGTGAAGTGCTGGCTTTAGTATTTTCTTGGGTCTTTGCAACTCTTACTTCATTAAGAAATGTATTTAGAAGCAAGGACATCAGTTCTCTTTTCGTTCTCCTCTACCAAATCACTCTGAAACAACCAGAATAAAGCACAAACTTTGTCCAAAAGCACATCAGATGTGCTCAGCACACTGAGTTGTCATTTTAGTGTCTTTTGCCTTGCACAATGATGACAGCACCGTGGATTTGCAGGCCAGTGGAGGTTTAAACTAGATTTTACattccttctttattttcatttcactgccTGGTGAAAATTTCATTGTTGGTAAATAAAACTGCTGGTGTAACAACCAATGCATGAAGCAACTCAAGGCATTTATTTTGTGAGAACAGAAGCATCCCTTCACAGGGTATTTCTTCCTTCCATGCACATGCAGCAACAGAGCTGTGGGGCAATAAGGTggctatttctttccttcaaggTCAGTACTTTTGCTGTCATTTCCTTTCAAGAgacattttccacttttttttcccacagaaggAGATAAGTGAGGCTGTTGTCCTATAATCTTCTGGGGACAAAGACAAGATTACTCACTGCTCAAAAGGAAGCTTTGGGTAAGGTCTCTCACCTCCCACTCTCGTGCCCTGCCACACTGCGCTATTCTAACACAACACCAAGGGCCAGCCAAGCTGCACATGCCAAAAGAAGACAGACATGGCCACGGAGCAAACTGAACGCAACCTAAATGCTACCGCCCGCCTCAACTTTGCTGCAATCTACAACCTCCATGATGGGGATTTCACCTCTTTGCGAaacttctctttccctttcaaTTTCACTTACAGTGATTATGACCTGCCACTGGACAGTGAGGATGACATGACCAAAACCTGCACCTTCTTTGCAGCCAGGATTGTGATCGGGGTTGCTCTGGTTGGCATCATGCTGGTCTGTGGCATTGGCAACTTCATCTTCATTGCTGCTCTCGCCCGCTACAAGAAGCTGCGAAACCTAACCAACCTACTGATTGCCAACCTGGCCATCTCAGACTTCATCGTGGCCATCGTGTGCTGCCCCTTTGAGATGGACTACTACGTGGTGCGGCAACTGTCCTGGGAGCACGGCCATGTCCTCTGTGCCTCAGTCAACTACCTACGAACCGTCTCCCTCTACGTTTCGACCAATGCTCTCCTGGCTATAGCTGTTGACAGGTAAGTGGGATGCTACAACTGCACAAAGATGTGGCCACAGCTTCCGAGGTTCTAAAACATGTCCTCAAATCCACACTTTTTGTAAACtattccctgggcagcttgtttCGATGCCTGACcattctttcagtgaagaaattctttccaagTGTGCTGGAGTCCTGAGAGACTGCCTGCCTCTTACTCCAGGAATTTTAACAATATAATTTAATTGTATCCTTTCTCATGCTGCTTCTCTCAGTCTCATGCACCATGGACTGACAGGCGAAGGCACTGAGGATCAGCCTTGTGCTGACATAAGTCTGACATGACTGACTCGCAGAAGGCCAGAGAGCTGCTCAGTAAACTCTTTACAGAAAGGCCATCATCGCAAGCCCTCTTTCATGTACAAACATAATACACATCTCTGTAGACCctttgcatatatatatgtgattcccacccctccttcctcttctttcccccAATTTTTCTCATGTGCCATTTCAAACTTTAGTATAGTGTTGCAGTTTTCAGTCCTTAATGCAAAAGTCAGCTCAGGAGTAGTTAACCTTGCTGAAGGGTGTACAGATACAGCTTGTGTGGGGCTGATTCAGCAGTTCCTGTTGTCAACAGAAGTCTGTGAAAAGACTCTAGAGAAGTTCAGAGATGTTTTGCCTAGCGTGGGCAAGGGAATGATCAGCTCCTACAAAACAAATCCTTAAAAGCATCTAACAGACTATCCTTTCAACAGCAGCTGAGGACTTGGGGTAAAGCTTCTAAACACTACCACGTATGCATTACCATTTTCTatcagtttttcagctcctacAAGGTTTTCTTGGAAAGCTCTGCTAGTGCATCCCAGGTTGATGAAGTAACATGGGTCATGGCGCCCTTATGTCTGCTAAGAAATCAGATTTATAGCATATCTTCCCAcatatctttaaaaacaagccTGGCAAAGATTAACCACTGAAGCTTGTTGTAAGAACACACTGTTATAGTTTCATTGCTTTCGTTTTTTCTTGCAAGCTTTTGACCTGGTAAACAGAGAGAAACATCATTGTTTAACAATCACCTATTCCATGCTGGTTATGTCATACAGATTGTTGACTTCTGTCTCTAAACAGAACAGGCTTTTAACAAAAGTCTTCCCATGtttagataatttaaaaaaaatcagccgTGAAAAGCAGGTAAGTCTGTCCCACTGAGGGTTTCCTTTACAGAGggctctcttttttcttccttcatgtctattcacatgaaaaaataggaatttcagatttttaaggCTACACCTACACCAGAAAAAATACCATATCTGAAGAGGAAGAGCGTGTGATAAGGGTCCAATGTCCACACTGCAAATATTTAGCTGGGTCCCCTGGACGAACACCCATGGGCACTTGGTGTGTTTTATGTACACTTTTGGAGCACATCTTCCTGGACAGTTTCATCTGACTTCATTCACAAACTGCAGGACCACTCTACGGTAACAGCCCACGTGTGGTAAGCAATGACGATCAGGAAATCCACCACAAAAGCTCCCTCCTGACTCTCTTGGACAGATTGATCCCATCCAGTCAAATGTTCTGCTGAGCAGATATGCTcagatatatgtatataaatacatacacatatattaTGCCACAACATGCTTCCCCAGGATCCAATCTAAAAATGTTCACCTATCTGCTCCACAATGAGGCTGACTCGTTCTGAATTTACCCTGCACTATTAAGAGCCATGAACAATTTATCTGCTTCCAATATCTGGCTGATGAAAAGCGCTGCTGACTTTTTAACTTTAGAATGAATATCTCTTATGGATGCTATTCTATGTATTGAATATATAGAGATGGAATATATTCCAAAGGAATGAGAAATTCCACTTTTTGAAACAATTCTTTAGGTTAAATATGGTTGTACTGGGACCTCTGATAAAAATCTCCTCCTAGCAGGAATACCACAACCTTGCAGCTTTATAGTCCTAAGCAGTACAAATACTTAACTTGAGTTTTCTGCTTTGCCATATTACTTAGTACTGTATATTTAAGATGAATAAGCAATAGTTACCTccagaacacacacaaaaaaggttTCTATGGGCAGAAAATAGATATACACTCCTCTAAGGTGTGTATCTATAAAATAGATACACATTCTTTTGGTGGCTTAAAATCATGTTTACCTGTAACCATACATTAGCATCATCTTCAGGtctttggttttcttatttctgtggtTATCATGGGGTGCACTGTGATGTATATTTGACCTCTTTGTAAAAAGAGCTATTTAAGTAGCTCTCTGcctaaggaaaacattttcctgcttctacatgtttgtcttttctttcctggacCTGACTAGATGCATAATACTGCACTTTTCAAACTCCTGTTCCTGTTAAAAAGGAGAAGGTGTGATACAAAATTATAACTAACTCAGCTCCAGGCTGCTACTTCACAAAATGTTCTTACAGATGATTATGTTCTTACAGACGAATATTGTCAGGCTCTCCCCTCAGGAGTGACAGCAATTTCCTCCTGCCCAATTCTGTTTGCTTGTAGTCAGTGTGTTCTGACCAACAGTGTTTTCAGACcattttgaatgtatttttctgttctagGTATCTGGCCATTGTTCACCCACTGAAACCACGCATGAATTATCAAACAGCAACCTTCCTCATTGCCTTGGTCTGGATCGTCTCCATACTTGTAGCTATTCCATCTGCATACTTTGCTACTGAAACTGtgctattta from Corvus cornix cornix isolate S_Up_H32 chromosome 3, ASM73873v5, whole genome shotgun sequence encodes:
- the PROKR1 gene encoding prokineticin receptor 1 isoform X1, producing MATEQTERNLNATARLNFAAIYNLHDGDFTSLRNFSFPFNFTYSDYDLPLDSEDDMTKTCTFFAARIVIGVALVGIMLVCGIGNFIFIAALARYKKLRNLTNLLIANLAISDFIVAIVCCPFEMDYYVVRQLSWEHGHVLCASVNYLRTVSLYVSTNALLAIAVDRYLAIVHPLKPRMNYQTATFLIALVWIVSILVAIPSAYFATETVLFKIKNQEKIFCGQIWPVDQQMYYKSYFLFIFGIEFVAPVITMTLCYARISHELWFKTVPGFQTEQIRKRLRCRRKTVMVLMCILTAYVLCWAPFYGFTIVRDFFPTIFVKEKHYLTAFYIVECIAMSNSMINTMCFVTVKNNTMKYFKKIMLLRWRSTYKGSKSSTDLDLRTSVMPITEEVDCIKLQ